The following are encoded in a window of Eleutherodactylus coqui strain aEleCoq1 chromosome 12, aEleCoq1.hap1, whole genome shotgun sequence genomic DNA:
- the LOC136586636 gene encoding tumor necrosis factor receptor superfamily member 16-like: protein MRTLLTFSLLLISKVAAEEVCQSGLAGGCCSLCPPGYGVSVPCGDADTVCEPCKHNATFSDMSSATARCQPCSTCQGAMQSVNSTCTTKRDLVCHCADGYYLHSKDGSDSICLACQVCSKGYGAKMPCSHNKNTECQLCASGFFSEVKSSVSPCLPCRTQCLETEYQIGDCTPHHDLLCMDKDVPILKRKDDNSTMHTSLEDSNKELSIQRRTDGNGHKEDNTTMSGSPQFIPPEDNSKNIIPVYCSILAAVVVGLIGYVAFKCWVTCKQKKLLAKQRAGELAASGEGEKLHSDSGVFLDTHSLQEQNQLNKAKLEPKLYINLSPHKQEEVERLLTDTSRGKDWQRLASLLGYEEDSIDTFSRGEDPVHTLLTDWSSKESSTLEVLCAALVNMERADVVETLNSTADASSVV, encoded by the exons GTGGCCGCAGAGGAGGTGTGTCAGAGTGGTCTGGCTGGAGGGTGCTGCTCCCTGTGCCCCCCGGGTTATGGGGTGTCCGTCCCCTGTGGTGATGCGGATACAGTGTGCGAGCCGTGCAAACACA ATGCCACCTTCTCGGATATGTCCAGTGCCACTGCGAGGTGCCAGCCATGCTCCACCTGCCAGGGTGCAATGCAATCGGTGAACTCCACCTGTACCACCAAGCGAGACCTCGTCTGCCACTGTGCTGATGGCTACTACCTCCACTCCAAAGATGGCAGTGACAGCATCTGCCTTGCCTGCCAGGTGTGTTCCAAAGGCTACGGCGCCAAGATGCCCTGCAGCCACAATAAGAATACGGAATGTCAGCTCTGTGCCAGCGGCTTCTTCTCGGAGGTAAAGAGCAGCGTGTCCCCCTGCTTGCCCTGCCGGACCCAGTGCCTGGAGACGGAGTACCAGATTGGCGACTGCACGCCGCACCATGACCTCCTATGTATGG ATAAGGATGTACCGATCCTGAAGCGGAAGGATGATAACAGCACCATGCATACGTCACTGGAGGACAGCA ATAAAGAACTATCAATTCAGAGGCGCACAGATGGTAATGGTCATAAAGAAGACAACACAACGATGTCCGGCTCCCCCCAGTTTATTCCACCAGAGGACAACAGTAAAAACATCATCCCTGTCTACTGCTCCATCCTCGCTGCCGTAGTTGTTGGCCTCATTGGATATGTGGCCTTTAAGTG ctGGGTCACTTGCAAGCAGAAAAAGCTACTGGCTAAACAAAGGGCTGGAGAACTGGCAGCATCTGGTGAGGGTGAGAAGCTTCATAGTGACAGTGGTGTTTTCCTGGATACCCACAGTCTACAGGAACAGAACCAACTCAACAAAG CCAAACTGGAGCCAAAACTCTACATCAACCTTTCACCACACAAGCAAGAAGAAGTGGAGCGTCTCCTAACAGACACCAGTCGTGGTAAAGACTGGCAACGTCTGGCCAGCTTGCTGGGTTATGAAGAAGATAGTATAGATACTTTTTCTAGAGGAGAGGATCCAGTACATACTCTTCTTACTGACTGGTCATCTAAAGAGAGCTCCACGCTGGAGGTCTTGTGCGCAGCCTTGGTCAACATGGAGCGGGCTGATGTGGTGGAGACCCTAAACAGCACAGCCGATGCCAGCTCTGTGGTGTAG